The Tepidibacter aestuarii genome contains a region encoding:
- a CDS encoding ribonuclease J: MENEKCVKVIPLGGLGEIGKNITAFEYEDEIVVIDCGIAFPDEDMYGVDMIIPDISYLLKNEDKVKGIFITHGHEDHIGAIPYILKQLNVPLYGTKLTLGIIENKLKEHNLLSSCTLNPVNASDVVELNHFKMEFIRATHSIADSCSIAIHTPVGTILHTGDFKIDYTPIDYLPMDLKRIAELGNEGILLLMADSTNVERKGHTLSEKSIGETLIRVLRRARGRVIVATFASNVHRMQQIINASIRYNRKVAFSGRSMVNISQVARDLGYLHIPDEYIIDVDEIDDYEDKNITIITTGSQGEPMAGLSRIAFSNHRQIKIKPDDLYIVSASPIPGNDKLISKVINELYRKNVEVIYKDLEDVHVSGHAFQEELKLMHSLTTPKYFMPVHGEYRHLKHHANLANKLGMNRNDIFTLETGDVLKLSKDKAEKGDKVRTGSVFVDGLGVGDVGNIVLRDRRNLAQDGMMNIVVTIEKETYSVIAGPDIISRGFVYVKESEELINSVKEIAAQELDRCLENNITEWYALKRNMKKSIERYLYEKTKRRPYVIPIIMEI, translated from the coding sequence ATGGAAAATGAAAAATGCGTAAAAGTAATTCCTCTAGGAGGACTTGGAGAGATTGGAAAAAATATTACTGCATTTGAATATGAAGATGAGATTGTAGTTATAGACTGTGGTATAGCTTTTCCAGATGAGGATATGTACGGAGTTGATATGATAATTCCGGATATAAGCTACTTATTAAAAAATGAAGATAAGGTAAAGGGAATATTTATAACTCATGGGCATGAGGATCATATAGGAGCTATACCGTATATACTAAAACAGCTCAATGTTCCACTTTACGGAACTAAGCTAACGCTTGGAATTATAGAGAATAAACTAAAAGAACACAATTTGCTATCAAGCTGTACACTTAATCCAGTTAATGCTTCAGATGTTGTAGAACTGAATCATTTTAAAATGGAATTTATAAGGGCTACTCACAGTATAGCAGATTCTTGTAGTATAGCTATTCATACTCCTGTTGGAACTATACTTCATACAGGAGATTTTAAGATAGATTATACACCTATAGATTACCTTCCTATGGACCTAAAAAGGATTGCTGAGTTAGGAAATGAGGGTATACTTCTTCTTATGGCAGATAGTACAAATGTAGAGAGAAAAGGACATACACTATCAGAAAAATCAATAGGAGAAACCTTAATAAGAGTCCTAAGACGTGCAAGAGGAAGGGTTATAGTAGCTACATTTGCGTCCAATGTTCATAGAATGCAGCAAATAATAAATGCATCTATAAGATATAATAGGAAGGTAGCATTTAGTGGAAGAAGTATGGTCAATATATCTCAGGTAGCAAGAGATTTAGGATATCTTCATATACCAGATGAATATATAATAGATGTAGATGAAATAGATGATTATGAAGACAAGAATATAACTATAATAACAACTGGAAGTCAAGGAGAACCTATGGCGGGTCTTTCTAGAATAGCTTTTTCTAATCACAGACAGATAAAGATAAAACCAGATGATTTATATATAGTATCAGCATCTCCAATACCAGGGAATGATAAGCTTATATCTAAAGTTATAAATGAATTATACAGAAAAAATGTAGAGGTTATATACAAGGATTTAGAGGATGTTCATGTATCTGGACATGCATTCCAAGAAGAATTAAAGCTTATGCATTCTTTGACTACACCTAAGTACTTTATGCCTGTTCATGGAGAATACAGACATTTAAAACATCATGCAAATCTTGCAAATAAACTTGGAATGAACAGAAATGATATATTTACATTAGAAACAGGAGATGTTTTGAAGCTATCAAAGGATAAAGCTGAAAAAGGTGACAAAGTTAGAACTGGAAGTGTATTCGTAGATGGTTTAGGAGTAGGAGATGTAGGTAACATAGTTCTTAGAGATAGAAGAAATCTAGCTCAAGATGGAATGATGAATATAGTGGTCACAATAGAGAAAGAGACTTATAGCGTAATAGCAGGACCTGATATAATAAGTAGGGGATTTGTATACGTTAAAGAATCTGAGGAATTAATAAATTCAGTTAAAGAAATTGCAGCTCAAGAACTAGATAGATGCTTAGAAAACAATATAACAGAGTGGTATGCTCTTAAGAGAAATATGAAAAAATCAATAGAGAGATATTTATACGAAAAGACAAAGAGAAGACCTTATGTAATACCTATAATAATGGAAATCTAA
- a CDS encoding alanyl-tRNA editing protein — MEKLFYEDQYQKSFTATILDVIEKEGKSHIELDRTCFYPEGGGQPSDTGFIEDAKITYVYEEDNHIYHVADKKPNKKNKVKCSIDWGRRFDHMQQHLGQHILSASFVELFNAPTVGFHLGKNYCTVDIQKFLDKSQIEKVEKLANDIILQNILLEFLYPTRSELKKMNIRKMPSNLDGQIRIVKIDDLDVNACCGIHPSSTIEVQVIKITKWEKYKDCTRIEFLCGNRAIRDYFNKSEFTSTVCSSLTCDTEAALIQIEKLTKELKKTLSENNKLKSKIADYEIEDMLRNCEDTKGIKIIKKVYDNESVKTVNLIGSKLTSFDNVVALLGVKGEDKSNLLFMKSKNIKNSNMNELLKDAITLIDGRGGGNEFSAQGGGKQGNNIDSALDYAYMKILNA, encoded by the coding sequence TTGGAAAAACTTTTTTATGAAGATCAATACCAGAAATCTTTTACTGCAACTATACTGGATGTAATCGAGAAAGAAGGTAAATCTCATATAGAGCTAGACAGAACCTGCTTTTATCCAGAAGGAGGAGGCCAGCCTAGTGATACAGGATTTATCGAAGATGCCAAAATAACTTATGTATACGAAGAAGACAATCATATATACCATGTTGCTGATAAAAAACCTAATAAAAAGAATAAGGTCAAATGTTCAATAGATTGGGGTAGACGATTTGATCATATGCAGCAGCATCTAGGACAGCATATTCTATCAGCTTCTTTTGTAGAATTATTCAATGCACCTACTGTTGGATTTCATCTAGGGAAAAATTATTGTACAGTAGATATTCAAAAGTTTTTGGACAAGTCTCAAATAGAAAAAGTTGAAAAGCTTGCAAATGATATAATACTTCAAAATATACTATTAGAGTTTTTATACCCTACTAGATCAGAGCTAAAAAAAATGAATATAAGAAAGATGCCTTCAAATTTAGATGGCCAAATAAGAATAGTTAAAATCGATGATCTTGATGTCAATGCATGTTGTGGAATTCATCCAAGTTCTACTATTGAGGTTCAAGTTATAAAGATAACTAAATGGGAAAAATACAAGGATTGTACGAGAATAGAGTTTTTATGTGGAAATCGTGCTATACGAGATTACTTTAACAAAAGCGAGTTTACATCTACTGTATGCTCCTCTTTGACTTGTGATACTGAGGCTGCTTTAATTCAAATAGAAAAGTTGACTAAAGAACTAAAAAAGACTTTATCTGAAAATAATAAATTAAAATCTAAAATAGCAGATTACGAAATAGAAGATATGCTTAGAAACTGTGAAGATACTAAGGGAATAAAAATCATAAAGAAAGTTTACGACAATGAAAGTGTAAAAACTGTAAATCTTATAGGTTCTAAACTGACTTCTTTTGATAATGTTGTTGCTCTGCTTGGAGTTAAAGGAGAGGATAAGTCAAACTTATTATTTATGAAATCCAAGAATATAAAAAATAGTAATATGAATGAATTGTTAAAAGATGCGATTACACTTATCGATGGTAGAGGTGGGGGAAATGAATTTTCTGCTCAAGGTGGGGGAAAGCAAGGTAATAATATAGATTCAGCTCTTGATTATGCTTATATGAAGATTTTAAATGCATAG
- the bioA gene encoding adenosylmethionine--8-amino-7-oxononanoate transaminase encodes MNELQRKDLKYIWHPCSQMKDYETFDPIVIKRGEGVFLEDMNGKRYLDAVSSWWVNLFGHSNKRINEALYKQANKLEHVMLANFSHEAAIELAEKIVDITPDGLNKIFFGDNGSSAVEIALKLSFQYHQQIGKNKKTKFVKISDAYHGETLGALSVCDVDLYNKVFNPLLLDVIKVQGPDCYRCPYGLDRENCKSECFENMEKTIEKQHEEISAIIIEPMVQGAAGMKIYSSEYLKKLRKLCDEYDINLIADEVAVGFGRTGKMFACEHARISPDIMCLSKGLTAGYMPLALTLMTDKIYNAFYDDYPKLKAFLHSHSYSGNALGCSVAVETLNIFKDEKVIEKNIIKSKLLREKVENILNELPNVGEYRQLGMIGAIELVKDKQTKEGFDWKSRVGYQIYKIALKKGVLLRPLGNVIYFMPPYVINDKEMDLMVNTARDSILEFF; translated from the coding sequence ATGAATGAACTTCAAAGGAAAGATTTAAAATATATCTGGCATCCATGTTCTCAAATGAAAGACTATGAAACATTTGACCCGATAGTTATAAAACGAGGAGAAGGAGTTTTTCTAGAGGATATGAATGGGAAAAGATATTTAGATGCTGTTTCATCATGGTGGGTAAATTTATTTGGGCATTCTAATAAAAGGATAAATGAAGCTTTATATAAGCAGGCTAATAAACTTGAGCATGTTATGCTTGCAAATTTTTCTCATGAAGCAGCTATTGAGCTTGCTGAAAAAATAGTAGATATAACTCCAGATGGTCTAAATAAAATATTTTTTGGTGATAATGGATCTTCAGCAGTAGAGATAGCTTTAAAATTAAGTTTTCAATATCATCAACAAATAGGAAAAAATAAAAAAACAAAATTTGTTAAGATATCAGATGCATATCATGGAGAAACACTTGGTGCATTATCAGTTTGTGATGTGGATCTTTATAATAAGGTATTCAATCCTTTGTTGTTAGATGTTATTAAAGTACAAGGTCCTGATTGCTATAGATGTCCATATGGATTAGACCGAGAAAATTGCAAATCTGAGTGTTTTGAGAATATGGAAAAAACTATTGAAAAACAACATGAAGAAATAAGTGCTATAATAATAGAACCTATGGTACAAGGGGCAGCGGGTATGAAGATATATTCTTCAGAATATCTAAAAAAACTAAGAAAATTATGCGATGAATATGATATTAACTTAATAGCTGATGAAGTAGCTGTAGGGTTTGGAAGAACGGGGAAAATGTTTGCATGTGAACATGCTCGAATTTCACCAGATATTATGTGTTTATCTAAAGGTTTAACAGCAGGATATATGCCCTTAGCATTAACTTTGATGACAGATAAAATATATAATGCTTTTTATGATGATTATCCAAAGCTAAAGGCTTTTTTACATAGTCATAGTTATTCTGGAAATGCATTGGGATGCTCTGTTGCAGTAGAGACGCTTAATATATTTAAAGATGAAAAAGTTATTGAAAAAAATATAATTAAGTCTAAGTTATTAAGAGAAAAAGTAGAGAATATATTAAATGAACTACCGAATGTCGGAGAATATAGACAATTAGGTATGATAGGTGCTATTGAGCTTGTTAAAGATAAACAAACTAAAGAAGGATTTGACTGGAAGAGTAGAGTTGGTTATCAGATTTATAAAATAGCTCTTAAAAAAGGTGTACTATTAAGACCGTTAGGAAATGTTATATACTTTATGCCACCTTATGTTATTAATGATAAAGAGATGGATTTAATGGTAAATACAGCAAGGGATTCTATACTTGAATTTTTTTAG